In one Pseudomonas marginalis genomic region, the following are encoded:
- a CDS encoding IMPACT family protein — protein MSFTLTGLCEFREEIRKSRFITLAAPITSPQEAQAFFEQHSDLNATHNCWAWKLADQYRSSDDGEPGGTAGRPILAAIEAQGFDQVAVLVIRWYGGIQLGTGGLARAYGGGANKCLQNAERIELISRVPLSCACGFSELNLVKLRVAELGGLVLEETFTANGVELQLALGEAHIDTLQTQLADLSRGRILLQR, from the coding sequence ATGTCTTTCACGCTCACCGGCCTGTGCGAGTTCCGCGAAGAAATTCGCAAAAGCCGCTTCATTACCCTGGCCGCACCGATCACCAGCCCGCAAGAAGCCCAGGCATTTTTCGAGCAGCACAGCGACCTTAACGCCACGCACAACTGCTGGGCCTGGAAGCTGGCCGATCAATACCGCAGCAGTGACGACGGCGAACCCGGCGGCACCGCAGGACGGCCCATCCTGGCGGCCATCGAGGCCCAAGGCTTCGATCAGGTCGCGGTGCTGGTGATTCGCTGGTATGGCGGCATACAACTCGGTACCGGCGGCCTGGCCCGCGCCTATGGCGGCGGTGCGAACAAGTGCCTGCAAAATGCCGAGCGCATCGAACTGATCAGCCGCGTGCCGCTGAGTTGCGCCTGCGGATTCTCCGAGCTGAACCTGGTCAAATTGCGCGTCGCCGAGTTGGGCGGGCTGGTGCTGGAAGAAACCTTCACCGCCAATGGCGTGGAGTTACAACTGGCCCTGGGCGAAGCCCACATCGACACCCTGCAAACCCAGCTCGCCGACCTGAGCCGTGGGCGCATCCTGCTGCAACGCTGA
- a CDS encoding TetR/AcrR family transcriptional regulator, producing MSLEVPAHSNHAGKPASRIRQKNEQAILQAAEDEFARHGYKGTSMNTIAASAGLPKANLHYYFTNKLGLYIAVLSNILELWDSTFNTLTAEDDPAVALSRYIRTKMEFSRRQPQASRIFAMEIISGGECLTEYFSQDYRAWFSGRAAVFQAWIDAGKMDPIDPVHLIFLLWGSTQHYADFATQICRVTGRTKLTKQDMEDAGTNLIHIILKGCGIKPAL from the coding sequence ATGAGCCTCGAAGTTCCTGCCCACAGCAACCACGCCGGTAAGCCCGCCAGCCGCATTCGGCAAAAGAACGAACAAGCGATTCTCCAGGCTGCTGAAGACGAGTTCGCGCGCCATGGCTACAAGGGCACCAGCATGAACACCATTGCTGCCAGCGCCGGGCTGCCCAAGGCCAACTTGCACTACTACTTCACTAACAAGCTGGGCCTGTATATCGCGGTGCTCAGCAATATCCTCGAACTGTGGGACAGCACCTTCAACACGCTGACCGCCGAGGACGACCCGGCCGTAGCCCTCTCCCGCTACATCCGCACCAAGATGGAGTTTTCGCGGCGCCAGCCCCAGGCCTCGCGGATCTTCGCCATGGAGATCATCAGCGGCGGCGAATGCCTGACCGAATACTTCAGCCAGGACTATCGCGCCTGGTTCAGTGGTCGGGCGGCGGTGTTCCAGGCCTGGATCGACGCCGGCAAGATGGACCCCATCGACCCCGTGCACCTGATCTTCCTGTTGTGGGGCAGCACTCAGCACTATGCCGACTTCGCCACCCAGATCTGCCGCGTCACCGGTCGCACCAAGCTGACCAAGCAAGATATGGAAGACGCCGGCACCAACCTGATCCACATCATTCTCAAGGGCTGCGGCATCAAGCCGGCCCTCTAG